A window of Pseudoalteromonas sp. MEBiC 03607 genomic DNA:
CAAGATTATATGTTCTTGCTAGGTATGATATTTAACTTTGATGGCATATAATAAAGTGAGTAAAATAACTAGTTTACTCAAAATTCCTTACTATTCCAGTGAAACTCGATGTTTAACAGGGGCGAGCATTGCTAATTTTTCGTTATTTGACCACTGAAGTCTTAAAGTCGCAGGTCGCCGTATTTTTAACTTTGATGACTATTTTCGTGTCTCAAAAGTTTGTTGTTATTTTAGGAGACGCCTCTGAAGGGGGGCTTCCTGCTAAGCTTGTGCTTTCGATGATTGCACTAAAACTACCTCAACTTGCTTCACTTATTCTGCCTTTAAGTATCTTCTTGGGTATTATCTTGGCATATAGTCGCATTTATGCTGACAGCGAAATGACAGTTTTCAGAGCATGTGGTGTGAGTGAGTGGTACGTGGTTCGAGTGACACTTATTTCAAGCACTGCTATGGCCGTATTAGCAGGGGCGCTTACACTCTATATCGCGCCATGGGCCAGTGAGCAAGAATATCAATTAAAAGAGCAAGCTAAAGCTGACGCTGGCTTGTCGGCTTTACGTGCCGGACGTTTTCAGCAAACCGGGAACGAAAAAGCGGTTGTGTTTATTCATAATATTGAAAATGGCGGCAAAGAGCTTCACAAAGTATTTGTTGCCCAGTTGCCAGACCGAGAGAAAGGTGACTTAGCCCGTTTAGTATATGCTGAGCGTGGGGTGGTGATTGAACAAGAAAATGGTGAGCAACAACTTGTTTTAAACGACGGTAAACGTTACGAAACCGATGGCGAAACAGCTGCCCTTAACTTAACCGAATTCGATGGCTATAGTGTGCAAATCCAAGATCAAGAAATTGAGCATCAGCGCCGTAAATTAGAAGCTGTACCAACATTTGATCTGTTTAAAATGAAAACCACTGAAGCAATTGCGCAGTGGCAATGGCGTTTAGCTATTCCGCTTTCAATTCCATTATTAACTTTATTAGCAGTGCCTTTAAGTGTGGTAAATCCACGTCAAGGTAAATTTGCTAAATTAGTGCCTGCAATCAGCTTATATTTAGGGTATTTCATATTACTGAATGCCGCTAAGTTTGCTGTTGAAGATGGCAAAATTCCGCCTTCAATTGGTTTGTGGTGGATCCATTTATCAGCCTTGTTTATTGGTGGGTTCTTGATTATTAAAGGTCGTCCGCTCGGTGCGTGGTTAAAAGCAGTAGTGACTAAGCGGGAGTTAAGCGCATGATGAAAACACTCGACTGGTATTTAGGTCGCAGCATAATTCAAACAACCGGTTTTGCCTTAATGGTATTGGTGGGTATTAGCACCCTAATAAAGTTTATTGAGCAGTTAAAATCGGTTGGTCGTGGTAGCTATGATATTGCAACAGCCCTCATTTACACATTGTATAGTATGCCAGGCGATTTAGTTATCTTCTTTCCGATGGCTGCGCTAATTGGTGGCTTGACGGGACTTGGTGCGCTGGCCTCAAACAGTGAGCTGGTAGTCATGCAAGCGGCGGGGATGTCACGGCTGCAAATTATTGTTTCAGTAATGAAAACCGCTATGTTTATGGCTATTTGTATGATGGCACTAGGTGAGTGGGGTGCACCAGAAGCACAGCTCAAGGCAAAAGATATCCGTAACCAAGCCATTTATGGTGGGGATGTTTTTAATGCCAAACAAGGGGTGTGGGCAAAAGATGGTAACAACTTTATAAATATCGAAGATGTTGATCAACAAGGCATACTTCGCGGTGTACACATGTATCATTTTGATAAGTCACTGCAATTAACACAAATTACGAAAGCTGAAGAAGCACTCAACCGCAAGGATGGCTGGCTACTTCGCGATGTTAATAAGGTAATGATTACACCTGAACAGATCACTACCGAGCAACAAGGTGAAGAGTTTTACAGCTCCCAACTTACCGCCGAAAAGCTAGGGGTTGTATCTGTAAAACCTGAGGCTTTATCGTTCACTGGATTATGGTCTTACTTAAGCTATTTGAAACAGAATGAGCAAGATACGAGCACCTATGAATTGGCATTGTGGCGTAAGATTATGCAGCCTATATCGATAGCCGTGATGTTATTAGTGGCATTATCATTCATATTTGGACCACTTCGTACCGTGACAATGGGCGCACGCATCATTATGGGCGTGATCACAGGTATTACTTTTCACCTAACCAATGAGATTTTTGGTCCTGTGGTTATGGTGTATCAAATTCCTGCTGTGGTTGGGGCTGTATTGCCAAGTGTTTTATTTATTGGCTTTGCTACTTACTTATTGAATAAAAGGGTGTAATGCTCGTTTTAAGACACAAAAAAAGCGTGGTTTTGAGCCACGCTTTTTTTGTGCTTGATTTGTTGCTTAATCAAGTGAGCGATAAATACGTTTATTTTCTTCTTTGGTTAAGGTGATAACTTCTGTTTTTGCGATGTAATCTTGCAAAGCGCGCTTATTTTTAAAATCAACCAACACCACTAGATTCCCTAAACCTAATAGGGCAGTAATCGCTCTGATAGCACCTTGATGCCAACTAATTAAGCGACCATCGAGGGTTTGCACCTTCAAACGCCATGCACGCATACCAATAGTTTGGCCACTTTTAGCCCAAAAATAGCTAAAGAAACTAATACTCACTACTACCAATAACGCACTACGAATCCCATACAGTAATGGCGAATTTTGAATGAATGCCGATACATCTTCGGCGTTGCCAATGCTAAGTACGTCTAATGAAATTAACCCCTGAATAGCAAGCAAGTAGAGTACAGTTGTCAGCATCGCAAAAGCAATTACAACTAAGGTATCGTAAATTAAAGAGGCAAAACGGCGCCAGAAACCGGCACGTGGAAACTCAGCTGACATAAACTATCTCATCCAATTAAATTGCGCAGTAGTTTAGCAAAGTACTTAGCAAACAAGAAATACTTAGCGAAGCTTTAGCGCGTCGACAAACAGGTCTGACCTGCTATAGTAAAGAAAATAATAAAAATGAGTACACAACTATGGCTGTTTCTCAAAGTGAAACCCATCAGGTATTTAATCAACCTAAACCGCTTGAAAATTACAACGCCTATAAGGCTGACAGCGTGCTTCAGTATTGGCAAAACCGTTTTGCAGGGCAATGGGGAACTGCGCATTTAACGGCGTTTGGAGAGCAAGTGGGCGGCACATTATTGCGTGCTGGGTTCTTAGCAAATAAACACTTGCCAGAACTAAATACACACAGCCGCTTTGGTGAGCGCATAGACCAAGTTGATTATCATCCAAGTTACCATCAGCTGATGCAGCATGCCATAGAGCAAGGGCACTGCGCATTGCCTTGGCAACAAAAAAAGGCTGGTAGTCATGTTGTAAGAGCAGCGATGGCGGTGCTCCACAACCATGCTGATCCGGGCTCCGGCTGCCCATTAACCATGACCTTTGCCAGTGTGCCTGCAATAGCCAGTCAAAAAAATGTAGCAGCTATGTGGCTACCTAAAATACTGGCAAATCATTACGATTCAGATAATAAACCTTGGTACGAAAAAAAGGGTGTCACCATAGGTATGGCGATGACCGAAAAACAAGGTGGCTCTGATGTTAGAGCTAACACCACCAAAGCCGACGCCATCAATGAGAGTGGTGCAGGGCAATTATATGCTTTAACTGGGCATAAATGGTTTTGCTCAGCGCCCATGAGTGATGCATTCTTAGTGCTCGCTAATACCGATGACAAGCAATTATCTTGCTTTTTAGTGCCACGCTGGCTCGAAACTGGCGAGAAAAATGCCATGTTTATTCAGCGCTTAAAAAATAAGTTAGGTAATCAATCAAATGCGAGTTCTGAAATTGAATTTAGAGGTGCGCATGGCTGGTTACTCGGAGAACCAGGAAGAGGTATTGCTACAATTATTCAAATGGTTGCTCTAACTCGTTACGACTGCATGCTAGGCTCAAGTTCATTGATGTTACAAGCAGTAAAAGAAGCAATATGGCATACATCTGGGCGCAGTGTATTTGGGAAAAATCTGCATCAACAGCCACTGATGCTCAATGTGCTGGCTGATTTAGCTATTGAAGCAGAAGCTGCACTTGCGATTTCAATGCGTATTGCCCATGCCCTTGATAATCAAGATGATAGCAATGAAGTGGCATTGATACGCAGTGCCACGGCAATCGGTAAATATTGGATTTGTAAGCGGGCAGTGCAGCATACTTATGAGGCTATGGAATGTATTGGTGGTGTGGGTTATGTTCAAGACAACATTACCAGCCGACTTTATAAAGAAGCACCAGTTAACTCTATTTGGGAAGGCTCTGGTAATGTGCAGTGCCTTGATCTTTTGCGGGTGTTTAGCCGTGAACCTGAATCACTTGAGGTGCTTATCAATGAGCTTGAAAAAGCGCGCAGTTTGCACCCTGATTTTGCGATAAAACTCGATGAACTTAAAGAAATGCTCACAGATACCGCAAACTTCGAAATGCATGCTCGGCGCATAATTGAAAGGCTGGCACAGCTTTGGCAAGCAGCAACGCTATTGCAATTTGGCGAACCGCTTATAGCAGATGCGTTTGTGAAAAGCCGTTTAACCGGTGTGGGGTTTAGTCAATATGGTTGCCTTAGTTGTGATATTGATTGTCAGGCCATTGTTTCGAGAATGATGCCAAAACTCTAAAGTTAACAACTTGTTTAATAATTGTTCGGTTGAGTAGCCGCTGCGCACAAAAGGCTTGCTGCCTTACCCATTCTTTGTATAATGCTTGGCATAGAGACAAAAGCAGTTTAAAAAGTTTTTGCTCTAAAGTGGTTTTTCTTTATCTTCTCGTGTTTAGAAGGTTAAAGAAAAATGAAGCCAGTATGATGGAATTGGTAGACATGACGGATTCAAAATCCGTTGCCTTCGGGCGTGGCGGTTCAAGTCCGCCTACTGGTACCACTTTTATGACCCCAGCAGTTTTGCTGGGGTTTTTTTATGCCTGAAAAGTAGTTAGCGGACTTGAGCGCCATGTGGGGCAAGCTATCTTCAGCAATCCAGTTCGAAAAGGTACTTTTGTGCCTAACCAAGCAATACCTAACCATACACAAAACAATCAAGGCTAAAGCTATTCCTTCGGGGAACTTTGTCTAGTGCTTGCAATTCGTTATAAAGTATCCATTCAGCCACTATTAAAGCAACTTTTGTTCTATTTATAAGCGGTCAAGTTCGAACTATGCTTAATTATTAAATAACCCCGAAAAATGTGTGCTTTTTTGCTCGCAATGTCACCATTTTAGACTAGTGTCCGATGGTGTTTAGAACAATCTTATAATACAATTTGTGGTCTAAGTATAAGTGAAGTCAATCACTTAGTGCATTGAATCGGTAGGGTGGCATCGCGTGGGTACATACGACTTAAAACGTATTGTTGAAAGTATATCTAATCTTAAAAGTGAAAACTTTTATAATGCAATATGCCTTTCCTTGTCTGAAGTACTTGGTGCCTCTTATGTTTTTTTAGCTCAAGTTGATGAGTCAACGTTACATGCGACGACCATTGCTTTGGCTGCGCATGACGAAATTGTTGAAAACATCAGCTACGATATCCGCTGTACCCCCTGTAACGATGTAAAATGCGGCAGTATTTCTAGTTATAGTGCTGGTGTTCAGCAGCTATTTCCAAACGATCAGATGCTCGTTGACATGGGAGTTGAAGCTTATGTAGGGGTACCTCTACAAAGCGTGTCTGGCAAAACTGATACTATTCTTGTCGCGCTATTTCAGCATGAAATAAACGACGCGATGCAAATAGAATCGTTTTTCTCATTATTTACCGGCCTTATTCAACGTGAAATTGAGAAAGACCGCTTTATTGCTAAACTCGATTTTGCAAATCAACTTATAGAACAAAGCCACGAAGCAATTTTTATTTGCGACCACAATGTACATATTACCTACGCGAATACCGCATTTACGAAAATGACGGGCTACTCGTTGGATGAAGTTTTAGGGCAAAACCCAAAAATTTTAAGCTCAAACAAATATGATCCTCACTTTTACAAAGCAATGTGGCACCAAATTAATACTGAGGGTAAGTGGTCCGGTGAAATCACTAACAAGACCAAACAAGGTACGCTATATACACAATTTTTATCTATAACCAAAATGCAAAATAATGGTGAAGATTGTTATGTGGCGTTTATTCTTGATATCACTGAGAAGAAAGAAGCAGAACAGAAAATCTACTTTCATGCGAATCATGACCAGCTCACCGGTTTAACCAATCGCTTTTATTTTAAAGAGTACTTGTGCCAGCTTGTGTCGTCGCTGTCTTATCAAGACGATGTGGATACCAATTTAGCTGTAATTTACTTTGATATCGACAAGTTCCAAGATATTAACACGGTATACGGCTTAACATTTGGTGATAGGGTTTTATGTAAGTTAGCAGAGCGACTTGAACGCCATTTTAAAGAATGTGCTTTTTCGCGAATAGATGGCGATAGTTTTGCTATCTTGCAGACCTATCAGCACACGAGTGAACTTGAACATGTATGTAAACAGGTTACTACGTTATTGCTTGAGCCTTTTTCAATTGGTGGTATCAATCAACAAATATCAGTTACATTGGGTATTAGCAGATTAGAGCAAACCAGTGATACAACATCGCAACATAAAATAGAAAAAATTGCTCGTCGTTTAATAAGACAAGCAGAGCTGGCTACATTAAATGCAAAGCAAGTTGCAGAAGAGTACTTATTTTTCTGTAAAGATATGGATATTAAGGTTAAAAAGCATAACCTATTAGTTGAGCAATTAACGCAAGCGGTTAAAAATAACGAGTTAGAGGTGTATTTTCAGCCGATTATTGATGTTGAAAATAACACGGTTGCTAAATTCGAAAGTTTGGTGCGTTGGAATAATCAAGGGCAATGGGTATCACCTGTTGAGTTTATTCCGTTAGCTGAAGAGTCTCGAGTGATTATACCTCTCGGTGAACTTGTGTTGATTAAAACCTGTCAGCAAATAAAAGCGTTAGAAGCAGAAGGTTATGAAAACTTTGTTTTTAACGTGAATCGCTCTTTATTTGAGTTTACTGAGTTTAACCCTGAGCGTAATACATGGCTTGAAATCATTAAAAAACAGGGTGTTAAACCATCAAAAATTTCATTTGAGTTAACTGAAAGTGTGCTAGCGCCAGAAAATACAAACCATCTCGATGTATTAAAGCAGTTGAAGCAAGCAGGGTGTTTAATTTCATTAGATGATTTTGGTACCGGTTATTCGTCCCTTAGTTATTTGCGCCGCTTCCCGGTTGATGTACTTAAGCTTGATAAGTCATTTATTGATGAAGTGCATGTTGATTTAGGTGACGAAGCGCTGGTTAAATCGATTATTCAAATGAGTCGGGTGTTAGGTATTAAAGTTGTTGCTGAAGGGGTTGAAGAGCGTGAGCAGCTAGCGGTTCTAACTGAAGCGGGTTGTGATTATATTCAAGGCTATTACTTTTCTAAGCCATTGCCAGCAAATGATGTAGTGCCATTTTTAACGCAATTTTCTCGAGAGCAGTAGGTAATTACGGTATGATTTTGATATCAACCAGTTAGCAAAGCTTGTGATGTCAAAATTAACCGCAAAGCAAAACATAAAGGCGATTGTTACTGCCATTAAGGTCGAAGAGCAGTCGCTTAGAACACGTTTCCCTATACTCAACCAGCAAAACACCATTGCGATGGTTATTTTACTAATGTCGTTAAGCGCACTGATTGGCGTTGCGACACTTTATTACCTAGCTATTATACCTGCATGGCTGTGTATCATTCTGGCTGCTTTTATTACCTCGATATCCCATGAGCTTGAGCATGACCTGATCCACAAGCAGTATTTTAGTAATCGCCCTTATATTCATAACCTAATGATGTTAACCGTGTGGCTAATGCGACCCAATACGGTTAACCCTTGGTATCGCAGAAAAATTCATTTACATCACCATAAAGTATCCGGCACCTCACAAGATTTAGAAGAGCGCTTAGTGGGCAATGGCATTAAATCGCCATTTTTGAGAGCCTTGGTCATTACTGATGGCCTGCTAGGTTTGCTTGTGAATACCAAGCGATTTAGTAAAGAAATTAGCGGTTTTAAGTTTTTACGCGTGTTTAATGCAGGCTTTCCGATTACAACCGCGTACTTTGCGATTCTTTATGGGGTAATTGCTTATTACGCTGTGCAGTTTGTGCAGCCATTTACATTGCCAACATGGGGAGCTGAATTACTGGCGATGGCAGAGTTTTTAATGGTGGTACTTATTGTGCCTAATATGATTCGTTCGAGCTCTCTTAACTTAGTGACATCTTCCATGCATTATTATGGCGGTGTAAATAACTTGCTTGAGCAAACGCATGTGATCACCAGCCGCTGGTTTTTACCGTTTCAGTTATTTTGTTTTGATTTTGGCCGCACGCATACAATCCATCATTTTGTGCCGAATCAGCCCTTTTACATTAGGCAATTGATCAGCAAAAAAATACATCCTATTATGGCCCAGCATGGGGTACGTTTTAATGACTTACAAAGCTTAAAACATGCCAATCACTACCCAGTAAAAGAGCAGTCATCTCAACAAGGAGTTTAATATGAAGGTTACCGGTCGTTGTCATTGTGGTGAGGTAACTTACCATGCAGAAGTTGATGAAAATAAAGTGATTAACTGTCACTGCACTGACTGCCAAATTATCTCGGGTGGGCCTTTTCGCACGGTTGTGGTGTCTGTGCCTGATGGGGTTACCTTCACAGGTGCTCCACCAAAAGAATATATAAAAATCGCTGAAAGTGGTAATCAACGTGCACAAGGATTTTGTGGTAACTGTGGTACAGCCTTGTATGCTACTTCTGTAGGGGCTGGTGAGCGTATTTATGGTTTACGAATTGGCGCTGTAGAGCAAGCTGATGAGCTTATCCCTAAAGCCCATATTTGGTATCGTTCACATAAACCTTGGCTCGATAACCTAAGTGATATGAGTGCCTTTGAAACCGCACCTAAATAGGTGCGGTTTCATTTTTATTGTTGCTCGATAGTGACATTTCGGCCACTTAAGTAACCAAACAATGCACACAGTAGGCTTGATGTAATACACAGCCAAAGTGCTCCTGCCCAGTTATTAAAATAGCTATGTAAGGACCCCGCAATAATAGGGCCTGTTGCAGCTAGTAAATACCCGATGCATTGTGCCATACCTGATAATGCCGCGGCTTGCATTGAGTCATGAGTTCGCAAACTTACAAATGATAAGCCTAAGATAAAACACGCACCTGAGCAAAAACCTAGCGTGATCGACCAGAGTGTCGCAAAACTAGGTGCAACTAATAACCCGACTGAACAAAGCGCACCAAGTAACGCCAGGCTTAGGGTTAAGATGCGTTGATCTTTTAATTTGGCAAGTAGTGGAATAAGCACAATACCCGGCAGTGCCGAGGAAACTTGAAAGGCGCCTTGCAAAGCACCTGCATGCTGAGCGCTATGGCCACCTTCTATAAGTATACTGGGTAGCCAACCTAGCATGATATAAGTGAAAAATGAGTTGAAACCGAGCAGCAAAGTGATTTGCCAAGCAAGTGCTGAGTGCCAAATTTTGCTTTGTGTGCTACCAGGTACATGAGACTGTTTTGGCATGGTATGTTGCTTAAGTTGCGGTAACCACACCACTATTGCCAGTACAACCAATAAGCCATAACTTGCGAGTGCCAATTGCCAGCCAAGTTCTTTATATTCTGCCAGCGGAATGATAAGTGCTGAATAGCTGCCACCAAATATGCCCATTGCTAAAACATAACTAGATGTCATCACTGCCACTTTATGTGGAAAGTCTCTTTTTATCAGGCTTGGCAATAGCACATTACCAATCGCGATACCTACGCCAATCACTGCGGTGCCAATAAATAGCACAGTGGCAGAATCAATAACACGAGATATAACCCCTATGCCTATTAGTACAAGAGCAATAAATAGCGATACTTCAAGGCCGCACTTTTTAGCAAGACTTGCCGCCATAGGCGAGGCAATAGCAAACGCGATTAAAGGTAGAGTCGTCAACATACCGGCTTGCGATGCATTTAACTTAAATTGTTCAATGATCTGTTCAAGTACTGGTGCAATGCCAGTGATCGGTGCTCTTAAACTGGCTGCAATAAGAAAAATGCCCAGCACTAAAACAAGGTTACGAAATAAGTTTTGAGATGATGTCACGCTGTTTAGAAATCATAGCAAGAGGTACATTTATCATACCAAAACACTAAACAGCGTGGGTGAACTATGAGATAGCTCACCAAAAAATGCGGTTACTTAAAACTGATAACTTACTGATAACATGGCATTGCGCGGTCTACCCGGAAAGTAGCGGTCGCCACTAAATGTGGTGTAGTCAGCACGCTCAGCATAACGCTCGTCGGTTAAATTGTTCACTCGTGCAGTCACCGTAAAGTTTGCTGTTAATTGCCACGCCGCTCTTAAGTTAACTAGCGAGTGGCCTTCGTAACTATGCAGATTTTCAGGATCAGTAAAGTAACTGCTGGTGGTATGTAGCTCAAGACCAACACGCGTTATGTCGTTTGCTTGCCAAAGTAGCTGTAAGTTTGCGATGTTACGTGGTGCAGTATCGATGAGATTGCCATTAATATTAACCCCGCCAAGTAATTGATCGTAACTGTAAGTGTGTTTGGCGTGGCTCGCTGCTAACTGCATCGATAAGCTTGGTGTAATGGCATAGGCCAGCTCAAGCTCAACACCGCGATGCTGGGTTTGGCCATCATTGACGTAATAAAAGTCACTGTCGCGGAAAATAGTATTCTCTTTATTCATTGCATAAATGCTAACTACATAATGCAGCTGTCCTTGTTGACCTTTTAAACCGAGTTCTAGGTTTTTAGCTATTTCGGATTTAAGATCTGCGACATTCTGTTCGCGCTGTAACTGATAAAGCTCTGCCGCTTGCGGTGCTCGATAACCTTCAGAAGCATTGGCATAGATAAACTGATTATCAGCATATTGATAGCTTAAACCAAGCTTAGGCGAGAAGTTAGTAAAGCGATTTACGCCGCTTTCTGGTCGAGAATAGCGACACCCACCCATTGCGCATGCTGTGCCATCGTCTTTTGTGCGACCAGCCAACATTTGGTTGTCGTAGTCATAACGCATACGCTCGTAGCGACCACCAAGACTGATGAGTAACTCATCAAGTTGCCAATCAAGGTTAACAAATGGTGCCAATAGGGTACTTGTTACTTGATAGTCATAATGTTTACCTTGTGGCACGGTGGCGACTAAAAACGCTGAGCCTTGAGTGGGGCCGTCTTGATATTGTAAAAAATCAGCATCAGTAAGCTCACCATCAAAACCAACAGTTAACAGGCTAGAAGCGGTCAACTTATGCTGCCAGCTAGATTGTAGGCCAACTCCTTGCTGAGCATTTTCTTCAAGGGGAGTACCCGGTAAAAAATGCTTAAAGAAGGTCATGCTTTGGTCGCGAATATAAGGCGTTAGGGTGAAGCTGTTAGCCTCATCTTGTGTCCAATTTAGCTTTGACCAAACACGCAAAGAGCGGGCCTTACGAAATGCATCAGGGTCAAAGTTAGACTGTGCTATTTGCTCATCCTTATAGCTTTCAAAGCCCTCGATGTAGCCAGCAGTTTGCTGATCTAAATGGGTATAAGTAAGGCCTGTACTTACACTTAGTTTTTCGCCATCAAAACGATGACGTAGCGAGAGCTTTTCTTGATCAACACTTTCGTCATCGCGATAACCCGTATCTCGGGTGATCGTGGCATTAATGCCTAAACCTTGCTTGCCAAAGTCACGACCCGTACCTAGTTTATAGCGGGTATAGCCAAACGAACCGTAATCAAAACCAAGCTGGTTGTGGTCATAGGTTGTATCCGGGGTGATCACGTTGACCACACCATGCACTGCGTTTGAACCATAAAGAGCAGAGCCCGGACCTTTCAGTACTTCGATACGTTCAGCCATTTCAGTATGGGCTTCGAATAATTCATTGATGTTGCAAAAGCCAGCTGCGCGAAGTGGAATACCATCTTCAGCAGTAAGTAAACCACCGCAAGCACCGGCACCTGATAGCACAGGCGAACGTAAAGCGGGTAAATACTCTTGACCGTTACCATGTTGAAGATTAGCACCGGCAACTTGCTTTAGGGCTTGTTCAATATGGGTTGGAGCGATAAGTGCCAGTTGCTTTTGTGAAATACTACTAACCACAACAGGCAGTGGATCTGCCAATACCTCGCTGCGCGAGGCGGTTGTTGTAATATGTTCTAGCTCATTATTAGCAATCGCTTGCTGATTAATTAATGAGGTGCTCACAAGCACTGAGAGTATCGACAACTTCATGAAAAGCCTTTGGTTAGGTACAACAAAAATCAAAGGGTAACTGCTTTTTAGGATGGGTAAAAGCTTTCGCGATTAATAACTTTTTACGTTGTGTTTATGACGCTAAAAATTCGCACTTTAAATCAGCATGAAAAGTACTGCCCTATTTTCGGTAATTAGCGTTGTAAAAAGTCAAAATCGAGTCATAAAATTGGCTATGATCACCAAAGAAGTTTAAAGAAATGTAAAGATTGGCTTTCTAATATTTTGATATGTAAACAATTACGTTTTTAAATTGTAACCCTTCATCTATGATTCAGCCACAAACGTTAGGCTTTCAATATGAGCAAAGTTGAGGGTCTCAATTATGAATAAATTACTAACTATCTCTGTTGCTGTTTTGGGTCTAAGCTTTATTCCGATGGAAGCATACGCAAAACATGACCGTGACCATGATAGATATGAGCGCAAACATGAGCGTAAAAAGCATCATAAACATAAGAAGCATCACAAGCATCACCATCATCATGACAGATATGATCGCCACGATAGGTATGACCGTTATAGCTACCGTGATTTACCACCTGGTTTATACAAAAAAGTAGGACATGGTGGTGGTTTGCCACCAGGTTGGTATAAACGTCTTCACCACGGTGACATCCTGGACCGTGATATTTATCGACATGGGCGTGTAATTAAGCGCCGTGATCGAAATGGTATTATTGCCATCGAAATCGATGACCGCCTGATTCATTTAGTACATGATACGCGAGAGATATTATCAATCGTTACTC
This region includes:
- a CDS encoding GFA family protein, with product MKVTGRCHCGEVTYHAEVDENKVINCHCTDCQIISGGPFRTVVVSVPDGVTFTGAPPKEYIKIAESGNQRAQGFCGNCGTALYATSVGAGERIYGLRIGAVEQADELIPKAHIWYRSHKPWLDNLSDMSAFETAPK
- a CDS encoding MFS transporter, with protein sequence MTSSQNLFRNLVLVLGIFLIAASLRAPITGIAPVLEQIIEQFKLNASQAGMLTTLPLIAFAIASPMAASLAKKCGLEVSLFIALVLIGIGVISRVIDSATVLFIGTAVIGVGIAIGNVLLPSLIKRDFPHKVAVMTSSYVLAMGIFGGSYSALIIPLAEYKELGWQLALASYGLLVVLAIVVWLPQLKQHTMPKQSHVPGSTQSKIWHSALAWQITLLLGFNSFFTYIMLGWLPSILIEGGHSAQHAGALQGAFQVSSALPGIVLIPLLAKLKDQRILTLSLALLGALCSVGLLVAPSFATLWSITLGFCSGACFILGLSFVSLRTHDSMQAAALSGMAQCIGYLLAATGPIIAGSLHSYFNNWAGALWLCITSSLLCALFGYLSGRNVTIEQQ
- a CDS encoding TonB-dependent receptor, which codes for MKLSILSVLVSTSLINQQAIANNELEHITTTASRSEVLADPLPVVVSSISQKQLALIAPTHIEQALKQVAGANLQHGNGQEYLPALRSPVLSGAGACGGLLTAEDGIPLRAAGFCNINELFEAHTEMAERIEVLKGPGSALYGSNAVHGVVNVITPDTTYDHNQLGFDYGSFGYTRYKLGTGRDFGKQGLGINATITRDTGYRDDESVDQEKLSLRHRFDGEKLSVSTGLTYTHLDQQTAGYIEGFESYKDEQIAQSNFDPDAFRKARSLRVWSKLNWTQDEANSFTLTPYIRDQSMTFFKHFLPGTPLEENAQQGVGLQSSWQHKLTASSLLTVGFDGELTDADFLQYQDGPTQGSAFLVATVPQGKHYDYQVTSTLLAPFVNLDWQLDELLISLGGRYERMRYDYDNQMLAGRTKDDGTACAMGGCRYSRPESGVNRFTNFSPKLGLSYQYADNQFIYANASEGYRAPQAAELYQLQREQNVADLKSEIAKNLELGLKGQQGQLHYVVSIYAMNKENTIFRDSDFYYVNDGQTQHRGVELELAYAITPSLSMQLAASHAKHTYSYDQLLGGVNINGNLIDTAPRNIANLQLLWQANDITRVGLELHTTSSYFTDPENLHSYEGHSLVNLRAAWQLTANFTVTARVNNLTDERYAERADYTTFSGDRYFPGRPRNAMLSVSYQF